Proteins from a single region of Fusobacterium gonidiaformans ATCC 25563:
- a CDS encoding IS30 family transposase, with amino-acid sequence MAQQQYTTKRRKGQHLTLIERGKIEAFLKINIPKIQIASEIGISIRTLYREINRGMVRGLLNSDYSTYDAYSAEFAHKKYLEAMKSKEGTLKIGKNRKLIEYVENSMLNDKNSPYVALEKAKKENIEVNICLKTLYNYIHKQLFINFSEEDMIYKKDRRKQEKIPKRIRKIGGRSIEERPEEINNRQEVGHFEADTVVGKRGTKEAILVLTDRKTRLEMVRKIPDKTAESVIKELSKIIIEYPGVIKSITSDNGSEFMRADKIEEENIAYYYAHSYSSWERGSNENNNKLIRRFIPKGTDISEVSEEEIKEIEKWMNDYPRKLFNGKSANEMYLSEFTKYFS; translated from the coding sequence ATGGCTCAACAACAGTATACAACAAAAAGAAGAAAAGGACAACATTTAACTTTAATTGAGAGAGGTAAAATTGAAGCTTTCTTAAAAATTAATATCCCTAAAATTCAAATTGCTTCTGAAATTGGTATTAGCATCAGAACTCTTTATCGCGAAATTAATAGAGGAATGGTTAGAGGTCTTCTTAATTCTGATTATTCTACTTATGACGCTTATTCTGCTGAGTTTGCGCATAAAAAATATTTGGAAGCTATGAAAAGTAAAGAAGGAACTCTAAAAATTGGGAAAAATCGTAAATTAATAGAATATGTCGAGAATTCTATGCTCAATGATAAAAATTCTCCATATGTTGCCTTAGAAAAAGCTAAAAAAGAAAATATAGAAGTAAACATCTGTTTAAAAACTCTATATAACTACATACATAAACAATTATTCATAAATTTTTCTGAAGAGGATATGATTTACAAAAAAGACAGAAGAAAACAAGAAAAAATCCCAAAAAGAATAAGAAAAATCGGTGGAAGAAGTATAGAAGAAAGACCAGAAGAAATAAATAATAGACAAGAAGTAGGACATTTTGAAGCTGATACTGTAGTAGGAAAAAGAGGGACAAAGGAAGCAATATTAGTATTAACTGATAGAAAAACAAGGCTAGAGATGGTAAGAAAGATCCCTGATAAAACAGCAGAAAGTGTAATAAAAGAACTAAGCAAGATAATAATAGAATATCCTGGAGTTATAAAAAGCATAACAAGTGATAATGGTAGCGAATTTATGAGAGCAGACAAAATAGAGGAAGAAAATATCGCATATTACTATGCGCATAGTTATAGCTCATGGGAGAGAGGCAGTAATGAAAATAATAACAAGCTGATAAGAAGATTCATTCCTAAAGGAACTGATATATCTGAAGTAAGTGAAGAAGAAATTAAAGAAATAGAAAAGTGGATGAATGATTATCCAAGGAAATTATTTAATGGAAAAAGTGCAAATGAAATGTATTTAAGTGAGTTTACAAAATATTTTTCATAA
- a CDS encoding GNAT family N-acetyltransferase produces MDKIVLVETEKSGSFEIRENNIVLAELNFNKLENGVIDAYHTFVDSSLRGQGVAEKLYLELIQYAKEKGYKIIPTCSYIGRRIQKDLDLIKK; encoded by the coding sequence ATGGATAAAATAGTATTAGTGGAAACCGAAAAAAGCGGAAGTTTTGAGATAAGGGAGAATAATATTGTATTGGCAGAGTTAAATTTTAATAAGTTAGAAAATGGAGTGATTGACGCTTATCATACTTTTGTCGATTCTAGTTTACGAGGACAAGGAGTTGCTGAGAAATTATATTTGGAATTGATTCAATATGCAAAAGAGAAAGGATATAAAATTATTCCAACATGTTCTTATATTGGAAGGAGAATACAAAAAGATTTAGATTTGATTAAAAAATAA
- a CDS encoding AbgT family transporter, with translation MEVKQKKSFMNSFLDFIEAGGNKLPHPLTLFFILCIIIVIISGIAAKMGASVTYTALDRKTLEISEQTLEVKSLMSAEGIRYIFNSMVTNFTGFAPLGTVLVALIGIGVCEASGLMSATLRKVVTSTPRKAITAVVVLAGVMSNIASDAGYVVLVPLGALIFLSFGRHPLAGLAAAFAGVSGGFSANLLLSTTDPLLSGLTTEAARLMRPDYFVNPASNYYFMFVSTFIITILGTIITEKLVEPRLGKYEGEMVDSHEGELSDLERKGLRYAGLSVILYIAIMLILMLPENAILREDGLLKSFTSHGLVPALMLFFLIPGLVYGITTKKITSDKEVAKMMGKSLGTMGGYLALVFVSAQFVAYFNFTHLGTYIAVEGAAGLKAIGFTGLPLILAFILVSAFINLFMGSASAKWAIMAPVFVPMLMQLGYSPEFTQVAYRIGDSSTNIISPLMSYFAMIVAFAQQYDKKAGMGTLISIMLPYSISFLIGWSILLVIWFMLNLPIGPEAFIHLLG, from the coding sequence ATGGAAGTTAAACAAAAAAAGAGTTTTATGAACAGTTTTTTAGACTTTATTGAGGCAGGAGGGAACAAATTACCTCATCCATTAACATTGTTTTTTATTTTATGCATTATCATTGTTATAATTTCAGGAATTGCTGCAAAAATGGGAGCTTCAGTTACTTATACTGCCTTAGATAGAAAAACTTTAGAGATTTCAGAACAAACATTAGAAGTAAAATCGTTAATGTCAGCGGAAGGAATTCGATATATTTTTAATTCTATGGTAACCAATTTTACAGGATTCGCTCCTTTAGGAACTGTATTAGTTGCTTTAATAGGAATTGGAGTTTGTGAAGCTTCTGGATTGATGTCTGCTACTTTGAGAAAAGTTGTAACATCAACACCAAGAAAAGCAATTACGGCTGTTGTTGTATTAGCAGGAGTTATGTCAAATATCGCATCAGATGCCGGATATGTGGTATTAGTACCTTTGGGGGCTTTAATCTTTTTATCTTTTGGTCGTCATCCGTTAGCAGGATTGGCTGCTGCGTTTGCGGGAGTATCCGGAGGATTTTCTGCAAACTTGTTACTATCTACAACAGATCCATTGTTATCAGGGTTGACAACAGAAGCTGCTAGATTGATGAGACCAGACTATTTTGTAAATCCAGCAAGTAACTATTATTTTATGTTTGTTTCTACTTTTATCATTACCATTTTAGGAACTATTATTACGGAAAAACTTGTAGAACCAAGATTAGGAAAATATGAAGGAGAGATGGTAGATAGTCACGAAGGAGAGTTATCAGATTTAGAAAGAAAAGGATTACGATATGCTGGTCTTTCTGTTATTCTTTATATAGCTATTATGTTGATATTGATGTTACCTGAAAACGCAATCTTACGAGAAGATGGGCTATTAAAATCTTTTACATCTCATGGTTTAGTACCTGCATTGATGCTATTTTTCTTAATTCCTGGATTAGTATATGGAATTACTACAAAAAAAATTACAAGTGATAAAGAAGTAGCGAAAATGATGGGAAAATCTTTGGGAACTATGGGAGGATATTTAGCTTTAGTATTTGTTTCTGCACAATTCGTAGCATACTTTAATTTTACCCATTTAGGAACTTATATTGCAGTAGAGGGAGCAGCAGGATTAAAAGCAATTGGTTTTACAGGTTTACCATTGATTTTAGCTTTTATTTTAGTATCTGCTTTTATCAATTTATTTATGGGATCTGCATCTGCAAAATGGGCGATTATGGCTCCGGTGTTTGTACCGATGTTAATGCAACTAGGATACAGCCCTGAGTTTACTCAAGTAGCATATAGAATTGGAGATTCTAGTACAAACATTATTTCTCCATTGATGAGTTATTTTGCTATGATAGTAGCCTTTGCACAACAATATGATAAAAAAGCTGGTATGGGAACTTTAATCTCAATTATGCTACCTTATTCTATCTCATTCTTAATTGGATGGAGTATTCTATTAGTAATTTGGTTTATGTTGAATTTGCCAATTGGACCAGAAGCTTTCATTCATTTACTTGGATAG
- the pflB gene encoding formate C-acetyltransferase, translating to MQKAWRHFQEGNWAQTIDVTDFIKKNYQEYLGDESFLKGPTENTKKLWDILSVMLKEEREKGIYDAETKIPSRIDAYGPGYIKKELETIVGLQTDAPLKRAIFPNGGLRMVKNSLEAFGYRLDPTLEEFYSKNRKTHNSGVFSAYTPEIKLARHTGIITGLPDAYGRGRIIGDYRRVALYGVNYLIEKRKEDLNSCNPTEMTEDVIRKREEMFDQIEALEALKRMGASYGFDLGEPASTAQEAIQWTYFAYLAATKDQNGAAMSIGKVSTFLDIYIQRDLEEGSITEEQAQEFMDHFVMKLRIIRFLRTPEYDALFSGDPVWVTESLGGMDNNGKSMVTKNSYRMLHTLYNLGPAPEPNLTVLWSEHLPMAWKKYCAKVSIDTSSLQYENDDIMRPQFGDDYGIACCVSPMAIGKQMQFFGARVNLPKALLYAINGGKDENKKVQVTPEVFEKIQGEYLNYDEVWEKYDKILTWLANTYVKALNIIHYMHDKYSYEALEMALHDINIKRTEAFGIAGLSIVADSLAAIKYGKVKMIRDEEGDVVDYEIEKPYVPFGNNDDKTDELAVLVLRTFMNKIRSHKMYRDAIPTQSILTITSNVVYGKKTGNTPDGRRAGTPFAPGANPMHGRDTKGAVASLASVAKLPFEHANDGISYTFAITPNTLGKTMEEKKSNLVGLMDGYFKQTGHHLNVNVFGRELLEDAMEHPEKYPQLTIRVSGYAVNFVKLTREQQLDVVNRTISDKF from the coding sequence ATGCAAAAAGCATGGAGACATTTCCAAGAAGGGAATTGGGCACAAACAATTGATGTAACAGATTTTATTAAGAAAAACTATCAAGAATATTTGGGAGATGAAAGTTTTTTAAAAGGTCCTACTGAAAACACAAAGAAACTGTGGGATATCTTATCTGTTATGTTAAAAGAAGAAAGAGAAAAAGGGATTTATGATGCAGAAACAAAAATTCCTTCTAGAATTGATGCTTATGGACCGGGATACATTAAGAAAGAACTTGAAACGATTGTAGGGTTACAAACAGATGCTCCCTTAAAAAGAGCAATCTTTCCAAATGGTGGATTACGTATGGTAAAAAATAGTTTAGAGGCTTTTGGGTATCGATTGGATCCTACTTTAGAAGAATTTTATTCTAAAAATAGAAAAACTCATAATTCAGGAGTGTTCTCAGCATATACTCCTGAAATTAAGTTAGCAAGACATACAGGGATCATTACTGGATTGCCAGATGCTTATGGACGAGGGAGAATTATCGGTGATTATAGAAGAGTAGCTCTTTATGGAGTAAATTACTTAATTGAAAAAAGAAAAGAAGATTTAAACTCTTGTAATCCGACAGAAATGACAGAAGATGTTATCCGAAAAAGAGAAGAAATGTTTGACCAAATTGAGGCTTTGGAGGCTTTGAAGAGAATGGGAGCTTCTTATGGTTTTGATTTAGGAGAACCGGCTTCTACCGCTCAAGAAGCAATTCAATGGACTTATTTTGCATACTTAGCAGCAACAAAAGATCAAAATGGTGCAGCTATGAGCATTGGGAAAGTTTCTACTTTCTTAGATATTTATATTCAAAGAGATTTGGAAGAAGGAAGTATTACAGAAGAGCAAGCTCAAGAATTTATGGATCATTTTGTAATGAAATTGAGAATTATTCGATTCTTAAGAACTCCTGAATATGATGCTTTATTCTCAGGAGATCCGGTTTGGGTAACAGAGTCTCTTGGTGGAATGGATAATAATGGAAAATCTATGGTAACAAAAAATAGTTACCGTATGTTGCATACTTTATACAATTTAGGACCAGCTCCGGAACCAAACCTAACAGTTCTTTGGAGTGAGCATCTTCCAATGGCTTGGAAAAAATATTGTGCAAAAGTTTCTATTGATACTTCTTCTTTACAATATGAAAATGATGATATTATGAGACCTCAATTTGGAGATGACTATGGAATTGCTTGTTGTGTTTCTCCTATGGCAATTGGGAAGCAAATGCAGTTTTTCGGAGCTAGAGTAAACTTGCCAAAAGCTTTATTATATGCTATTAACGGAGGAAAAGATGAAAACAAGAAAGTTCAAGTAACTCCAGAAGTCTTTGAAAAAATTCAAGGAGAATATTTGAACTACGATGAAGTTTGGGAAAAATATGACAAGATATTAACTTGGTTGGCAAATACTTATGTAAAAGCTTTGAATATTATCCACTATATGCATGATAAATATTCGTATGAAGCTTTAGAAATGGCTTTGCATGATATTAATATCAAGAGAACCGAGGCTTTTGGAATTGCAGGTTTATCTATTGTAGCAGATTCTTTAGCGGCGATAAAATATGGAAAGGTAAAAATGATTCGTGACGAAGAAGGAGACGTTGTAGACTATGAAATTGAAAAGCCGTATGTTCCATTTGGAAATAATGATGATAAAACGGATGAATTAGCAGTTTTAGTATTGAGAACTTTTATGAATAAAATCAGAAGTCATAAAATGTATCGAGATGCTATTCCTACACAATCTATTTTAACCATTACTTCTAACGTTGTTTATGGAAAGAAAACAGGAAATACTCCTGATGGTAGAAGAGCAGGAACTCCATTTGCTCCAGGAGCAAATCCTATGCACGGACGAGATACAAAAGGAGCCGTGGCATCATTAGCTTCGGTTGCTAAGTTACCATTTGAACATGCTAATGACGGAATTTCATATACTTTTGCAATTACTCCAAATACTTTGGGAAAAACAATGGAGGAAAAGAAAAGTAATTTAGTTGGATTGATGGATGGATATTTTAAGCAAACAGGACACCATTTAAATGTAAATGTTTTTGGAAGAGAATTACTAGAAGATGCTATGGAACACCCAGAAAAATATCCACAATTAACAATTCGAGTTTCAGGATATGCGGTTAATTTTGTAAAATTGACAAGAGAACAACAGTTGGATGTTGTCAATAGAACAATTAGTGACAAGTTTTAA
- the pflA gene encoding pyruvate formate-lyase-activating protein codes for MKAYINSFESFGTKDGPGIRFVLFLQGCPLRCRYCHNVDAWNLQHPNYIYTSEEILEEVNRVKVFLTGGITISGGEPLLQADFVKEFFQLCHKNGIHTALDTSGYIFTEKVKEVLEETDLVLLDLKHIDSEKYYDLTSVNLSPTLEFLEYLSKTQKDTWIRYVLVPGYTDDVEDLKRWAEYVSKYSNVKRVDILPFHQMAIYKWEKERKNYTLRDVLPPTKEAVRFAENIFLSYGLPVYTE; via the coding sequence ATGAAAGCGTATATCAATTCTTTTGAAAGCTTTGGTACAAAAGACGGACCAGGAATTCGTTTTGTACTTTTTCTACAAGGTTGTCCTCTGCGTTGTCGTTATTGCCATAACGTAGATGCTTGGAATTTGCAACATCCCAATTATATTTATACTTCTGAGGAAATTCTAGAGGAAGTCAATAGAGTAAAAGTGTTTTTAACAGGGGGAATTACAATTTCTGGCGGAGAGCCTTTGTTACAGGCTGACTTTGTAAAGGAGTTCTTTCAACTTTGTCATAAGAATGGAATTCATACTGCACTTGATACTTCGGGCTATATTTTTACAGAAAAAGTAAAGGAAGTACTAGAAGAAACAGACCTGGTTTTATTAGATTTAAAACATATAGATTCTGAAAAATATTATGATTTGACCTCTGTTAATTTATCTCCTACTTTAGAATTTTTAGAGTATTTATCTAAAACTCAAAAAGATACTTGGATACGTTATGTCTTAGTACCAGGATATACAGATGATGTAGAAGATTTAAAAAGATGGGCAGAATATGTTTCTAAATATTCTAATGTAAAAAGGGTAGATATATTACCTTTTCATCAAATGGCTATTTATAAGTGGGAAAAAGAAAGGAAAAATTATACACTAAGAGATGTGTTGCCTCCTACAAAAGAAGCGGTGAGATTTGCAGAAAATATTTTTCTTTCTTATGGACTTCCTGTTTATACAGAGTAA
- a CDS encoding 3'-5' exonuclease, which yields MKILYLDTETTGLTYRSTIIQLAAIVEIDGEIKETINLYCAPFPDSDISEEALSITKFTREEIFQFDSPQVVCQTFTQILGKYVDKYNKNDKFIVIGHNVKFDLDMLRNWAYRCNERFIASYIDFKNEFDTLAFTKCLKILGKLPQTENNKLETLCQAFQIPLENAHNALADTIAAKDLYHYLQNK from the coding sequence ATGAAAATACTTTATTTAGATACAGAAACAACAGGATTAACATATCGTTCTACTATTATTCAATTAGCAGCTATTGTAGAAATTGATGGAGAAATTAAAGAAACAATTAATCTATACTGTGCTCCTTTCCCAGATAGTGATATTTCCGAAGAGGCTCTTTCTATTACCAAATTTACTAGAGAAGAAATTTTTCAATTCGATTCTCCTCAAGTAGTTTGTCAAACATTTACGCAAATATTAGGAAAGTATGTAGACAAATATAATAAAAATGATAAATTTATTGTTATCGGGCATAATGTAAAATTCGATTTAGATATGTTAAGAAACTGGGCTTATCGTTGTAATGAAAGATTCATTGCTTCCTATATTGATTTTAAAAATGAGTTTGATACCTTGGCTTTTACAAAATGTTTGAAAATTTTAGGAAAACTTCCTCAAACAGAAAACAATAAATTAGAAACATTATGTCAAGCCTTTCAAATTCCTTTAGAAAATGCTCATAATGCTTTAGCAGATACTATCGCTGCCAAAGACTTATATCATTATCTTCAAAACAAATAA
- a CDS encoding copper homeostasis protein CutC, translating into MIKEACVGSIQEAILAEKNGANRIELCDNLIEGGTTPSYGCMKIALKSLNIPIFPMIRPRGGNFCYTKEEIETMKEDILMAKKLGIPGVVFGALTSNGELDIPNLQYLMEAAKPMQTTFHKAIDEMNFPLKAIPQLIGLGFDRILTSGKKEKALEGVKLLNEMIEVANEKIIIVAAGKVNFENIEECSSKIHTNEFHGKQIVKL; encoded by the coding sequence GTGATTAAAGAAGCCTGTGTTGGTTCTATTCAAGAAGCTATTTTAGCGGAGAAAAACGGAGCAAATAGAATTGAACTTTGCGATAATTTAATAGAAGGAGGAACAACTCCTTCTTATGGCTGTATGAAAATCGCTCTTAAATCACTTAATATTCCTATTTTTCCTATGATCCGCCCTAGAGGAGGAAATTTTTGTTATACAAAAGAAGAAATAGAAACCATGAAAGAAGATATTCTTATGGCGAAAAAATTAGGAATCCCTGGTGTGGTTTTTGGAGCACTTACTTCTAACGGTGAATTGGATATTCCCAACTTACAATATTTAATGGAAGCAGCCAAGCCAATGCAAACAACTTTTCATAAGGCCATTGATGAAATGAACTTTCCACTAAAAGCAATTCCACAATTAATTGGCTTAGGTTTTGATAGAATTTTAACTTCAGGAAAAAAAGAAAAAGCTCTGGAAGGAGTGAAACTTTTAAACGAAATGATTGAAGTAGCAAATGAAAAGATTATTATTGTAGCAGCAGGAAAAGTAAACTTTGAAAATATAGAAGAATGTTCTTCTAAAATTCATACAAATGAATTTCATGGGAAACAAATTGTAAAACTATAA
- a CDS encoding aspartate ammonia-lyase, with product MTFRLESDSIGSLQVPSDAYYGVQTLRAKNNFFITGYRLNPIFISSLAYVKKAAAICNMEAKTIQEDIAKAIIQAADEIIAGKFRDQFITDVIQGGAGTSMNMNMNEVIANRANELLGGALGTYDKVHPNDHVNFGQSTNDVVPTSGKLTIQFLLKDLVSNLEDLYSAFQSKATQYDHIIKMGRTHLQDAVPIRVGQEFRAFSGPVKRDIERLKAAMYELSFVNMGATAVGTGLNADVNYIQRVVEVLSEVTGFSFSQCEDLVDGTRNLDSFVYLSSILKTCAVNLSKTANDIRLMSSGPKAGIAELILPQEQPGSSIMPGKVNPVIPEVMNQVCFQIFGNDVTITKAAEAGQLELNVFEPVLFFNLFQSIQILTNGIRTFIDNCIAGIQVNEEDCKYWLTRSVGVVTALSPHIGYKVAAEIAKLSLKTGKPVYDLVLEQGLLEKEKLDVILNPFEMTKPGIAGKELLSRD from the coding sequence ATGACTTTTCGATTAGAAAGTGATTCTATTGGAAGCTTACAAGTACCTAGCGATGCTTATTATGGAGTACAAACATTACGAGCAAAAAACAATTTTTTTATCACAGGCTATCGTTTAAATCCTATTTTTATTTCTTCTTTAGCTTATGTGAAAAAAGCAGCTGCAATCTGTAATATGGAAGCAAAGACAATTCAAGAAGATATTGCAAAAGCTATCATTCAAGCCGCAGATGAAATTATAGCTGGAAAATTTAGGGATCAATTTATCACAGATGTCATTCAAGGTGGTGCCGGAACTTCGATGAATATGAACATGAATGAAGTCATTGCAAACCGAGCAAATGAATTGTTAGGAGGAGCTCTTGGAACCTATGATAAAGTTCATCCGAACGATCATGTAAATTTTGGTCAATCCACAAATGATGTCGTTCCTACTTCAGGAAAATTGACAATTCAATTTTTATTAAAAGATCTAGTAAGCAATCTAGAAGATTTATATTCTGCTTTTCAATCAAAAGCAACACAATATGATCATATTATCAAAATGGGAAGAACTCACTTACAAGATGCCGTTCCAATTCGTGTCGGACAAGAATTTAGAGCCTTCTCCGGCCCTGTCAAAAGAGATATAGAACGTTTAAAAGCAGCTATGTATGAACTTTCTTTTGTTAATATGGGAGCGACTGCTGTGGGAACCGGTTTAAATGCAGATGTAAATTATATTCAAAGAGTAGTAGAAGTACTCTCAGAAGTTACCGGTTTCTCTTTTTCTCAATGCGAAGATTTAGTAGATGGTACTCGAAATTTAGATTCTTTTGTTTATCTATCTTCTATTTTAAAAACTTGTGCTGTGAATCTTTCTAAAACAGCAAATGATATTCGTCTAATGTCATCCGGTCCAAAAGCAGGAATTGCAGAGTTAATTCTTCCTCAAGAACAACCAGGATCTTCTATCATGCCTGGAAAAGTAAATCCTGTCATTCCTGAAGTAATGAACCAAGTTTGTTTCCAAATTTTCGGAAATGATGTTACAATTACAAAAGCTGCTGAAGCAGGACAGTTAGAATTAAATGTATTTGAACCTGTATTATTCTTCAACTTATTTCAATCCATTCAAATTTTAACAAATGGTATTCGTACTTTCATCGATAACTGTATTGCAGGTATTCAAGTAAATGAAGAAGACTGTAAATATTGGTTAACCAGAAGTGTTGGAGTAGTTACAGCTCTTAGTCCTCATATAGGATATAAAGTTGCAGCTGAAATTGCTAAATTATCTTTAAAAACAGGAAAACCTGTTTATGACTTAGTATTGGAACAAGGTCTGCTAGAAAAAGAAAAACTTGATGTTATCTTGAATCCTTTCGAAATGACAAAACCTGGAATTGCTGGAAAGGAGTTGCTATCTCGTGATTAA
- a CDS encoding shikimate kinase: MKENIALIGFMGSGKTTVGRLLAKQLDMKFVDVDKVIAAQEKKSISDIFQENGEQYFRQKEREIILQESTKNNVVISTGGGAIIDNENIKNLQNTCFIVYLDADVHCIYDRVKNSKHRPLLQNIENLEAHISTLLEKRRFLYEFSSDYKVSIHLESNLYDTVEEIKKIYIDS; this comes from the coding sequence ATGAAAGAAAACATAGCTTTAATTGGTTTTATGGGTAGTGGAAAAACAACGGTAGGACGTCTTCTAGCCAAACAATTAGATATGAAATTTGTAGATGTCGATAAAGTCATCGCTGCCCAAGAAAAAAAATCAATTTCTGATATTTTTCAAGAAAATGGAGAACAATATTTTCGACAAAAAGAACGAGAAATTATCTTGCAGGAATCCACAAAAAATAACGTAGTTATTTCAACCGGTGGAGGAGCTATCATTGATAATGAAAATATCAAGAATTTGCAAAATACTTGTTTTATAGTTTATCTTGATGCAGATGTCCACTGTATTTATGATAGAGTGAAAAACAGTAAACACCGCCCTTTATTACAAAATATTGAAAACTTGGAAGCACACATTTCGACTTTATTGGAAAAAAGAAGATTTTTATATGAATTTTCTTCTGATTACAAAGTGAGTATTCATTTAGAGAGCAATCTCTATGATACCGTAGAAGAAATAAAAAAAATTTACATTGATAGCTAG
- a CDS encoding aminotransferase class I/II-fold pyridoxal phosphate-dependent enzyme, which translates to MSKLDQSKTPLFSVLKDEYAGNNTLPFHVPGHKRGKGADQEFINFIGEGPFTIDVTIFPMVDGLHHPHGCIKEAQELAADAYDVKHSFFAVNGTSGAIQAMIISVVKPGEKLLVPRNVHKSVSAGIILSGAHPVYMNPEIDDELGIAHGVRPQTVADMLAQDSEIKAVLIINPTYYGVATDIKKIADIVHSYDIPLIVDEAHGPHLHFHEDLPMSAVDAGADICSQSTHKILGSLTQMSLLHVNSNRVSVERVKEILSMLHTTSPSYPLMASLDCARRQIATEGKELLTKAISLAHYFREEANKIPGIYCFGEEIIGREGAFAFDPTKITFTAKELGFTGTELEDMLTADYHIQMELADFYHTLGLVTIGDTKESINQLLDALRDISQRFSNQGRKLTHKLLKMPQIPEQVLIPREAFYRRKIKTSFDDSIGKVCGELVMAYPPGIPIIIPGERITKEILDYVKDMKVAKLQLQGMEDPDLKTINIITEI; encoded by the coding sequence ATGTCCAAATTAGATCAAAGTAAAACACCTTTATTTTCGGTGTTAAAAGATGAATATGCCGGAAATAATACTTTGCCTTTCCATGTTCCCGGTCATAAAAGAGGGAAGGGTGCGGATCAAGAATTTATCAATTTTATAGGAGAAGGACCTTTTACCATAGATGTTACTATTTTCCCCATGGTGGATGGGCTACATCATCCACACGGTTGTATCAAAGAAGCTCAAGAATTAGCTGCAGATGCCTATGATGTAAAGCATAGTTTTTTTGCAGTCAACGGTACCTCCGGTGCCATTCAAGCCATGATTATATCCGTTGTAAAGCCGGGAGAAAAACTTTTAGTTCCTAGAAATGTACATAAATCTGTTTCTGCCGGAATTATTTTAAGTGGAGCTCATCCTGTATATATGAATCCTGAAATAGACGATGAATTAGGGATTGCCCATGGAGTAAGACCACAAACTGTTGCCGATATGCTAGCACAAGATTCCGAGATTAAAGCAGTTCTTATTATCAACCCAACCTATTACGGGGTTGCTACGGATATTAAAAAAATTGCAGACATTGTTCATAGCTATGATATTCCCCTAATTGTAGATGAGGCCCATGGTCCTCACTTGCACTTTCATGAAGACTTACCTATGTCAGCTGTTGACGCCGGAGCGGATATTTGTAGCCAAAGTACTCATAAAATTTTAGGTTCCCTAACACAAATGTCTTTACTTCACGTTAACTCAAATCGTGTTAGTGTAGAAAGAGTCAAAGAGATTTTGAGTATGTTACATACTACCTCTCCTTCCTATCCATTGATGGCTTCTCTAGATTGTGCAAGAAGACAAATTGCAACAGAAGGAAAAGAGTTATTAACAAAAGCAATCTCTTTAGCTCATTATTTTCGAGAGGAAGCGAATAAAATTCCAGGAATTTACTGTTTCGGAGAAGAAATTATCGGGAGAGAAGGTGCTTTTGCCTTTGATCCTACAAAAATTACTTTTACAGCAAAAGAATTAGGTTTTACAGGAACTGAATTGGAAGATATGTTAACTGCCGATTATCACATTCAAATGGAATTGGCTGATTTTTATCACACCCTTGGTTTGGTTACCATTGGGGATACAAAAGAAAGTATCAATCAACTTCTAGATGCACTTCGAGATATTAGTCAACGTTTTTCCAATCAAGGACGTAAATTAACTCATAAACTATTAAAAATGCCTCAAATTCCGGAACAAGTTTTGATCCCAAGAGAAGCATTTTATCGAAGAAAAATAAAAACTTCCTTTGATGATAGTATTGGAAAGGTCTGCGGAGAACTAGTTATGGCTTATCCACCGGGAATTCCAATTATTATCCCTGGAGAAAGAATTACAAAAGAAATTCTAGACTATGTTAAGGATATGAAAGTAGCCAAATTACAATTACAAGGTATGGAAGACCCTGATCTAAAGACTATTAATATCATTACAGAAATATAA